One Glycine max cultivar Williams 82 chromosome 6, Glycine_max_v4.0, whole genome shotgun sequence DNA segment encodes these proteins:
- the LOC100814915 gene encoding glucose-6-phosphate isomerase, cytosolic 2: MASSALISDTQPWKDLKAHVDDVKKAHLRDLLSDDKRCQSMLVEFDDILLDYARQQATPETIQKLFELAEAASLKEKINRMYSGEHINSTENRSVLHVALHASRDVVIESDGKNVVPEVWKVLDKIQDFSERVRNGCWCYREGFEGRCCSWYWGKLLRSTVCTHCTSNRFLRGASSIDQHFYSQPFESNIPVLLGLLSIWNVSFLGYPARAILPYSQALEKFAPHIQQASMESNGKGVSIDGVPLPFEAGEIDFGEPGTNGQHSFYQLIHQGRVIPCDFIGVVKSQQPVFLKGEVVSNHDELMSNYFAQSDALAYGKTAEQLQKENVSPHLIPHKTFSGNRPSLSLLLPSLNAYNIGQLLAIYEHRIAVEGFIWGINSFDQWGVELGKSLATQVRKQLNASRTKGEPIQGFNFSTTTMLTRYLQASSDVPADLSTVLPKI; this comes from the exons aTGGCATCCTCCGCTCTCATCTCCGACACCCAGCCATGGAAGGACCTCAAG GCACACGTGGATGACGTAAAAAAAGCGCATCTTCGCGATCTATTGAGCGACGATAAGCGGTGCCAGTCCATGCTCGT TGAATTCGATGACATTCTGCTGGACTATGCAAGGCAACAAGCCACTCCCGAAACTATCCAGAAGCTATTTGAGTTAGCGGAG GCTGCATCGCTCAAAGAAAAGATTAATCGCATGTACAGCGGGGAACAT ATAAATAGCACAGAAAATAGGTCAGTGCTTCATGTCGCTCTTCATGCTTCTAGAGATGTTGTCATTGAGAGTGATGGGAAGAATGTTGTCCCTGAAGTTTGGAAAGTTCTTGACAAGATCCAGGATTTCTCTGAGCGGGTTCGCAATGGTT gttggTGCTACAGGGAAGGCTTTGAAGGACGCTGTTGCAGTTGGTATTGGGGGAAACTTCTTAGGTCCACTGTTTGTACACACTGCACTTCAAACAG GTTCTTAAGGGGGGCTTCAAGCATTGATCAACATTTCTATTCACAGCCATTTGAAAGCAATATACCT GTGCTTCTGGGTTTGTTGAGCATATGGAATGTTTCATTTCTTGGATATCCTGCCAGA GCCATCTTACCTTATAGTCAAGCTCTGGAGAAGTTTGCCCCACACATTCAACAG gCTAGCATGGAGAGTAATGGCAAGGGTGTTTCAATTGATGGTGTCCCTCTACCATTTGAGGCTGGTGAAATTGATTTTGGTGAACCAGGAACTAATGGGCAGCATAGCTTTTATCAGCTCATACATCAG GGGCGAGTAATTCCTTGTGATTTTATTGGAGTTGTGAAAAGTCAGCAACCTGTCTTTCTAAAAG GTGAAGTGGTGAGTAACCATGATGAGCTAATGTCCAACTATTTTGCACAGTCTGATGCCCTTGCATATGGGAAG ACAGCAGAGCAGCTGCAAAAGGAAAATGTTTCCCCGCACCTTATTCCTCACAAG ACATTCAGTGGCAATCGACCTTCTCTCAGCCTACTGCTTCCATCATTGAATGCTTATAATATTGGACAG TTGTTGGCAATCTATGAACACAGAATTGCTGTAGAGGGTTTCATTTGGGGAATCAATTCTTTTGATCAGTGGGGAGTAGAGCTGGGGAAG TCGCTGGCTACTCAAGTCAGAAAGCAACTTAATGCATCTCGTACTAAAGGAGAACCAATTCAAGGCTTTAATTTCAGTACTACAACAATGTTGACAAGATATCTTCAG GCAAGTTCAGATGTCCCAGCGGATCTGTCAACTGTTTTACCGAAGATCTAA